A single region of the Idiomarinaceae bacterium HL-53 genome encodes:
- a CDS encoding dihydrolipoamide dehydrogenase — MSNEVKTQVVVLGAGPGGYSAAFRAADLGLDVVLVERYSTLGGVCLNVGCIPSKALLHLAKHIEDAKHLGDAGVDFGSPKIDLDKIRAHKDKVIGQLTGGLGQMSKMRKVKVVTGKGEFTGANELKVVGEKEETVVKFEHAIIAAGSQPVQLPFIPHDDERIWDSTDALELPFVPKKMLVLGGGIIGLEMGCVYSALGSKIDVVEFMDQLIPAADKDLIKVFTKQMQSKFDSIMLETKVTKVEAKKDGIHVTFEGKNAPENAVKYDAVLVAVGRTPNGKKIGADKAGVNVDDRGFIKVDKQLRTNVDNIFAIGDIIGQPMLAHKAVHEGHVAAEVISGKKHFFDPKVIPSIAYTDPEVAWAGVTEKEAKEQGIAYETSVFPWSASGRAIASGATDGFTKLIFDKDSHRIIGGAVVGSHAGELLGEICLAIEMGADAEDIALTVHAHPTLHESVGLAAEVYEGSITDLPNKKAKKK, encoded by the coding sequence ATGAGCAACGAAGTTAAAACACAGGTAGTGGTTCTCGGTGCAGGGCCGGGCGGCTATTCTGCGGCATTCCGTGCAGCCGATCTTGGCTTAGACGTAGTATTAGTAGAGCGCTACAGTACGCTGGGTGGTGTTTGCTTGAATGTCGGTTGTATTCCGTCAAAAGCCTTATTGCATTTGGCTAAGCACATTGAAGATGCGAAGCACTTGGGCGACGCGGGTGTAGATTTCGGTTCGCCGAAAATTGATTTAGATAAGATTCGTGCGCACAAAGATAAAGTGATTGGCCAGCTTACGGGCGGTTTAGGTCAAATGTCGAAAATGCGTAAAGTGAAGGTAGTCACCGGGAAAGGTGAGTTCACTGGCGCGAATGAATTGAAAGTGGTCGGTGAGAAAGAAGAAACTGTGGTGAAATTCGAGCATGCAATTATTGCGGCCGGTTCACAGCCAGTACAACTCCCATTTATCCCGCACGACGATGAGCGCATTTGGGACTCAACAGACGCACTAGAACTGCCGTTTGTTCCAAAGAAAATGCTCGTACTTGGCGGCGGTATCATCGGCCTCGAAATGGGCTGTGTTTATAGTGCGCTAGGCTCAAAGATTGACGTGGTTGAGTTTATGGATCAACTCATCCCAGCTGCAGATAAAGACCTCATCAAAGTATTTACCAAGCAAATGCAGTCGAAGTTCGACAGCATTATGCTAGAAACCAAAGTAACCAAAGTCGAAGCGAAGAAAGACGGTATTCACGTGACTTTCGAGGGCAAAAATGCGCCTGAAAACGCGGTGAAATACGACGCGGTGTTAGTGGCTGTAGGGCGCACCCCGAACGGTAAGAAGATTGGCGCGGACAAAGCGGGCGTGAATGTAGATGATCGTGGCTTTATTAAAGTCGACAAGCAGTTACGTACCAATGTAGACAATATCTTTGCCATTGGCGACATCATCGGCCAACCAATGCTGGCGCACAAAGCGGTACACGAAGGCCATGTGGCGGCAGAAGTAATTTCTGGGAAGAAGCATTTCTTTGATCCGAAAGTGATTCCTTCAATTGCATATACTGATCCCGAAGTTGCATGGGCAGGTGTTACTGAGAAAGAGGCAAAAGAGCAAGGTATCGCATACGAAACGTCTGTGTTCCCGTGGTCTGCTTCAGGGCGTGCAATTGCGTCTGGCGCAACCGATGGCTTCACTAAGCTCATTTTCGACAAAGACAGCCATCGCATTATAGGTGGTGCAGTGGTGGGCTCACACGCAGGCGAATTACTCGGTGAAATCTGTCTTGCCATCGAAATGGGCGCCGATGCAGAAGACATCGCGCTGACCGTTCACGCTCACCCAACGCTGCACGAGTCGGTGGGCTTGGCAGCGGAAGTGTATGAAGGCTCAATTACAGACTTGCCAAATAAAAAGGCAAAGAAAAAGTAA